The Thermoanaerobaculia bacterium genome includes a region encoding these proteins:
- a CDS encoding protein kinase, with the protein MTLAAGTRLGNYEITGLLGVGGMGEVYRARDGKLGRDVALKVLPEALGSDAGRVSRFEREARLLASVNHPGIAAIYGAEESGDTRYLVLELVGGETLSDRLRRTISPVDALRIARQIAEALEAAHERGIIHRDLKPSNVMVTPEGRVKLLDLGLAKMMGNLKADADAVSQEITVPPMEDTRPGVIMGTVEFMSPEQARGKTIDKRTDIWAFGCVLFECFSGRRAFAGESVSDALASILLREPDWSALPADTPPAIRELLLRCLQKDPNQRLRDIGDARLAIEEVLSEVEPRRSSASGVLRKPARGRRRTALIAAAAVAAVSIGIFLWRFPRRRSGGTKSVAVLPFKDLSGTAGGQLIGDGLAETVSARLANLPGIQVMTPVSAVNVSDRESDPSRVASRLGAGYLLRGSIQRSGDRIRITYSVWSARDGAQIAGDAIDGSDTDLFGIQDRLAERVGTSLAVRRAKVSPRSSGLETAGEQDRYLQAIGCLQRYDRPGSIDKAIALLEDLAENAPSSALVQAALARAYIHKFDQTRSVDFVSRAERSIERAERLDPDLPEVYMTAGVLQTRKGNPQEAVPAFERALAREPSNFEALSGLADALEASDRMADAERAYRRAIELWPSYWAGYSNLAAFQAGRGRYREAADNFRRVTSLVPDNFRAYGNLGGVELLVGDFEEAIDSFQKSLSLARSVGLPVPATTYANLGTAEFFQGQYAKAAEAFEAATRLTPDHYQIWSNLGDARRWAPGMRAAAAEAYARAMLLCRKELEINAKNPMAHSTLALCLAKTGHGEEAERHASESLVLDGKNPEILYNAAIVSNLVGKTAEAVDRIRLALGAGYSKVFVEREPELADLRAAGKLSF; encoded by the coding sequence GTGACTCTGGCGGCGGGTACCCGGCTCGGCAACTACGAGATCACCGGCCTCCTCGGCGTGGGAGGGATGGGAGAGGTCTACCGGGCGCGCGACGGCAAGCTCGGCCGGGACGTTGCGCTGAAGGTCCTCCCGGAGGCGCTCGGCAGCGACGCCGGCCGGGTCTCCCGGTTCGAGCGCGAGGCGCGGCTCCTCGCCTCCGTCAACCATCCGGGAATCGCCGCGATCTATGGGGCGGAAGAATCCGGCGACACGCGGTACCTCGTTCTCGAGCTCGTCGGGGGCGAAACCTTGAGCGACCGGCTGCGCCGCACGATCTCGCCCGTCGACGCCCTCCGCATCGCGCGCCAGATCGCCGAGGCGCTCGAAGCGGCGCACGAGCGGGGCATCATCCATCGGGACCTCAAGCCCTCCAACGTCATGGTCACGCCCGAAGGACGCGTGAAGCTCCTCGATCTGGGCCTCGCGAAGATGATGGGCAATCTCAAGGCGGATGCGGACGCGGTCTCGCAGGAGATCACGGTGCCGCCGATGGAGGACACGCGCCCCGGCGTGATCATGGGGACGGTCGAGTTCATGAGCCCCGAGCAGGCGCGGGGGAAGACGATCGACAAGAGGACGGACATCTGGGCGTTCGGCTGCGTCCTCTTCGAATGTTTCTCCGGGCGCCGGGCGTTCGCCGGGGAATCCGTCTCGGACGCCCTCGCGTCGATCCTCTTGCGGGAGCCCGATTGGTCGGCGCTCCCGGCGGACACGCCGCCGGCGATCCGCGAGCTTCTCCTGCGCTGCCTCCAGAAGGACCCGAACCAGCGTCTGCGCGACATCGGCGACGCGCGCCTCGCGATCGAGGAGGTGCTCTCGGAAGTCGAGCCGCGGCGATCGTCGGCGAGCGGGGTGCTGCGGAAGCCGGCGCGCGGCCGCCGGCGGACGGCCCTCATCGCCGCGGCGGCGGTTGCGGCGGTTTCGATCGGGATCTTCCTCTGGCGCTTCCCGCGCCGAAGGTCAGGAGGGACCAAGTCTGTCGCGGTGCTGCCGTTCAAGGATCTCAGCGGGACGGCCGGCGGCCAGCTCATCGGGGACGGCCTCGCGGAGACGGTGAGCGCGCGGCTGGCGAATCTTCCGGGGATCCAGGTCATGACCCCCGTCTCCGCCGTGAACGTTTCCGACCGCGAGTCCGACCCGTCCCGGGTCGCGAGCCGTCTCGGCGCGGGCTATCTCCTGCGCGGATCGATCCAACGGAGCGGCGATCGGATCCGGATCACGTATTCCGTCTGGAGCGCCCGCGATGGCGCCCAGATCGCCGGAGACGCCATCGACGGGAGCGACACGGATCTCTTCGGGATACAGGACCGCCTGGCCGAAAGAGTCGGAACGTCTCTCGCCGTCCGCCGGGCGAAGGTTTCCCCCCGCTCCTCCGGCCTCGAGACAGCGGGCGAACAGGACCGCTATCTGCAAGCGATCGGTTGTCTTCAGCGGTACGACCGGCCGGGATCGATCGACAAGGCGATCGCGCTTCTCGAAGATCTCGCCGAAAATGCTCCCTCCTCCGCGCTCGTCCAGGCCGCGCTCGCCCGCGCCTACATCCACAAGTTCGACCAGACTCGAAGCGTCGATTTCGTTTCCCGAGCGGAAAGGAGCATCGAACGCGCGGAGCGCCTCGATCCTGACCTGCCCGAAGTCTATATGACGGCCGGCGTTCTGCAGACGCGCAAGGGAAACCCCCAGGAAGCCGTTCCCGCGTTCGAGCGCGCCCTCGCCCGCGAGCCGAGCAACTTCGAAGCGCTCTCCGGTCTCGCGGACGCGCTCGAAGCCTCCGATCGAATGGCCGATGCCGAGCGCGCATACCGGCGCGCGATCGAGCTGTGGCCCTCCTACTGGGCCGGCTACAGCAATCTCGCGGCATTCCAGGCCGGTCGCGGCCGGTACCGCGAAGCCGCCGACAACTTCCGCCGAGTGACGTCGCTTGTTCCTGACAATTTCAGAGCGTACGGCAATCTGGGTGGCGTTGAATTGCTCGTTGGCGATTTCGAAGAGGCGATCGATTCCTTCCAGAAATCTCTCTCGCTCGCGCGGAGCGTCGGGTTACCAGTGCCGGCTACGACGTACGCCAATCTCGGAACCGCGGAATTCTTCCAGGGCCAGTATGCGAAAGCGGCGGAGGCGTTCGAAGCCGCCACCCGGCTGACCCCCGACCACTACCAGATCTGGTCGAACCTGGGCGACGCGCGCCGATGGGCTCCGGGGATGCGGGCCGCCGCCGCGGAGGCCTACGCTCGCGCGATGCTCCTCTGCAGAAAGGAGTTGGAGATCAACGCGAAGAATCCGATGGCCCACTCGACGCTGGCGCTCTGCCTCGCCAAGACGGGCCACGGAGAGGAGGCCGAGCGTCATGCTTCCGAGTCGCTCGTTCTCGACGGGAAGAACCCCGAGATTCTCTATAATGCCGCCATCGTCTCCAATCTCGTCGGAAAGACCGCGGAGGCGGTCGATCGGATCCGCCTGGCGCTCGGGGCGGGTTATTCGAAAGTCTTCGTCGAGCGCGAGCCGGAGCTCGCCGATCTGCGCGCTGCCGGGAAGTTGAGCTTTTGA
- a CDS encoding efflux RND transporter periplasmic adaptor subunit gives MKRTVAVAAMALVAAAGCRKKAPPAPPPTPVAVKTLRPVPVPRTTEYVATLQSRQSITLQPQVEGHVTRIFVRSGDRVAAGAPLLQIDPEKQQATVHASEATHASKVAALRLASEQHARIAKLFSEGLASQQDLDQAQSALESAQADARTAEAQVRQESVDLGYYRVEAPAAGIVGDIPVRVGDRVTNSTTLTTLDRVGSGLEAYVSVPVERSADLKVGLPVEIVDDAGAVLARTRINFVAPRVSDETQAVLAKAPIDDPKGALRPAELVRARIVWSSTPALTIPVVAVVRISGQDFAFVVDGPPGATVARQRPIQLGEIVGNDYIVREGLKAGDRVVVGGVQKIGDGAPVNPES, from the coding sequence ATGAAGCGAACTGTTGCGGTCGCCGCGATGGCCCTCGTCGCGGCCGCCGGCTGCCGGAAGAAGGCTCCTCCGGCGCCGCCGCCGACGCCCGTCGCGGTGAAGACGCTCCGGCCCGTGCCCGTGCCGCGGACGACGGAATACGTGGCCACGCTCCAGTCGCGGCAGTCGATCACGCTCCAGCCGCAGGTCGAGGGGCATGTGACGCGGATCTTCGTCAGGTCGGGCGACCGCGTGGCGGCCGGCGCGCCCCTCCTCCAGATCGATCCGGAGAAGCAGCAGGCGACCGTCCACGCGTCGGAAGCGACCCACGCCTCGAAGGTCGCGGCGCTTCGTCTCGCGTCGGAACAGCACGCCCGCATCGCGAAGCTCTTCTCCGAAGGGCTGGCTTCCCAGCAGGACCTCGACCAGGCGCAGTCGGCGCTCGAATCCGCCCAGGCGGACGCCCGGACGGCGGAGGCCCAGGTGCGGCAGGAGAGCGTCGACCTCGGCTACTACCGCGTGGAGGCGCCCGCCGCGGGGATCGTCGGCGACATCCCGGTCCGCGTGGGAGACCGGGTGACGAACTCGACGACGCTCACGACGCTCGACCGCGTCGGCTCCGGGCTCGAGGCGTACGTCTCCGTTCCCGTCGAGCGGTCCGCCGATCTCAAGGTCGGCCTCCCGGTCGAGATCGTCGACGACGCCGGCGCGGTGCTCGCGCGCACGCGCATCAATTTCGTCGCTCCCCGGGTCTCCGACGAGACGCAGGCGGTCCTCGCGAAGGCGCCGATCGACGATCCGAAGGGCGCTCTCCGCCCGGCCGAGCTCGTCCGCGCGCGGATCGTCTGGAGCTCGACGCCCGCGCTGACGATTCCCGTCGTCGCGGTCGTGAGGATCAGCGGGCAGGATTTCGCGTTCGTCGTGGACGGTCCGCCCGGGGCGACGGTCGCCCGGCAGCGCCCGATTCAGCTCGGGGAAATCGTCGGCAACGACTACATCGTCCGCGAGGGGCTGAAGGCGGGCGACCGGGTCGTGGTCGGGGGAGTCCAGAAGATCGGCGACGGCGCGCCTGTCAATCCCGAATCGTGA